The following proteins come from a genomic window of Microbacterium sp. JZ31:
- a CDS encoding GntR family transcriptional regulator gives MPAPDDTLADALRERIILGEFAPGTRLSEASLADHLGVSRNTLREAFRVLAEQGLIEHVPHRGVSVASPAVADVIDIYRARRLIEPAALAAGSPLHPAVADMTAALERGEAALAARDWRALGTANMAFHEAIVALADSPRLGRLYRDIAAELRLAFLEIDSPEALHAPFVARNRSLLETFLAHGGEAAARQLHDYLVHSEQTVLGAYTRQRRG, from the coding sequence ATGCCCGCCCCCGACGACACGCTCGCCGACGCCCTGCGGGAGCGGATCATCCTGGGCGAGTTCGCGCCGGGGACGCGGCTGTCGGAGGCCTCGCTCGCCGATCACCTGGGCGTCTCGCGCAACACGCTGCGCGAGGCGTTCCGCGTGCTCGCCGAGCAGGGATTGATCGAACACGTGCCGCACCGCGGCGTCTCGGTGGCCTCGCCCGCGGTGGCCGACGTGATCGACATCTATCGCGCCCGTCGTCTCATCGAGCCGGCGGCGCTCGCGGCCGGATCGCCGCTGCATCCCGCGGTCGCCGACATGACAGCCGCGCTCGAGCGCGGCGAGGCGGCTCTCGCGGCGCGCGACTGGCGCGCGCTCGGCACTGCCAACATGGCCTTCCACGAGGCGATCGTGGCGCTGGCCGACAGCCCGCGACTCGGGCGGCTCTACCGCGACATCGCGGCGGAGCTGCGGCTGGCGTTCCTCGAGATCGACAGCCCGGAGGCCCTGCACGCACCGTTCGTCGCCCGCAACCGCTCGCTGCTGGAGACGTTCCTGGCGCACGGCGGCGAGGCCGCCGCGCGGCAGCTGCACGACTACCTCGTGCACTCCGAGCAGACG
- a CDS encoding NRAMP family divalent metal transporter, which translates to MTPDTTTTAERATGFVRSRRGAILGAIFLMATSAIGPGFITQTATFTAQLGASFAFAILASVLIDFALQMNVWRIITVSGKRAGELANAAIPFAGHVLAVLIVVGGLAFNIGNIAGAGLGLNALLGIDPKIGGLVSALLAIGIFLFKRAGRIVDAVVLVMGVAMIVLTVAVAIASQPPVGDALRQTFVPDELNFATITTIVGGTVGGYITYAGAHRYLDSGHVGAENVPAVHRASVTGILVTGVMRYVLFLAVLGVVASGVALDLSSQAANPAGQAFGAVLGDAGMRIFGAIFWAAAITSVIGAAYTSATFISTFSKKLAAGWGLQLTTVAFIVVSLVFYLLIGAAPAAILVFVGGFNGLILPIGMTIFMYIGWFRQRDLLGGYRYPVWLLVVGSLATLLSWYMGAVSIGPIFAFIGIGG; encoded by the coding sequence ATGACCCCCGACACCACGACCACCGCCGAGCGGGCGACCGGGTTCGTCCGCTCACGCCGCGGAGCGATCCTCGGTGCCATCTTCCTGATGGCCACCTCCGCCATCGGCCCCGGCTTCATCACGCAGACCGCCACCTTCACGGCGCAGCTCGGTGCGTCGTTCGCGTTCGCGATCCTCGCGTCCGTGCTGATCGACTTCGCGCTGCAGATGAACGTGTGGCGCATCATCACGGTCTCCGGCAAGCGCGCGGGCGAGCTCGCGAACGCGGCGATCCCGTTCGCCGGCCACGTCCTGGCGGTGCTGATCGTCGTCGGAGGCCTCGCGTTCAACATCGGCAACATCGCCGGCGCGGGTCTCGGCCTCAACGCCCTGCTCGGCATCGATCCCAAGATCGGCGGGCTCGTCTCGGCGCTGCTGGCGATCGGCATCTTCCTGTTCAAGCGCGCCGGCAGGATCGTCGACGCGGTCGTGCTCGTGATGGGCGTCGCGATGATCGTGCTCACCGTGGCGGTGGCGATCGCGTCCCAGCCGCCGGTCGGCGACGCGCTCCGCCAGACGTTCGTGCCCGACGAGCTCAACTTCGCCACGATCACGACGATCGTGGGCGGCACGGTCGGCGGCTACATCACCTACGCCGGTGCGCACCGCTACCTCGACTCCGGTCACGTCGGCGCCGAGAACGTTCCCGCCGTGCACCGGGCATCCGTCACGGGAATCCTCGTCACCGGCGTGATGCGGTACGTCCTGTTCCTCGCCGTCCTGGGCGTCGTCGCATCCGGCGTCGCGCTCGACCTGTCGAGCCAGGCGGCCAACCCCGCGGGACAGGCGTTCGGCGCGGTGCTCGGCGACGCGGGCATGCGCATCTTCGGCGCCATCTTCTGGGCCGCGGCCATCACGTCCGTGATCGGCGCCGCGTACACCTCGGCCACGTTCATCTCGACGTTCTCCAAGAAGCTCGCGGCCGGCTGGGGCCTGCAGCTGACGACGGTCGCGTTCATCGTGGTGTCGCTCGTGTTCTACCTGCTGATCGGCGCGGCGCCCGCGGCCATCCTGGTGTTCGTCGGCGGCTTCAACGGCCTGATCCTGCCCATCGGCATGACGATCTTCATGTACATCGGGTGGTTCCGGCAGCGCGACCTGCTCGGCGGCTACCGGTACCCCGTGTGGCTGCTCGTGGTGGGCTCGCTCGCCACGCTGCTGAGCTGGTACATGGGCGCCGTCTCGATCGGACCCATCTTCGCGTTCATCGGCATCGGAGGCTGA
- a CDS encoding LamB/YcsF family protein, producing the protein MTTIDLNSDLGENTPDRVVADDAAMLGIVSSANVACGFHAGSPEGIRKTLASAVAHGVTIGAHPGYRDYEGFGRKAMDVDSATLQAHVEYQLGALMGLAAAVGGAVRYVKPHGALYNTIARDERQARDVVAAIRAVDPSLVMLGLAGGVAIDVAERAGLATAAEAFADRAYTPGGELVSRTEPGSVLHDPELVAARMLRLAREGVIEAIDGSLVPVRAASICVHGDSAGAIEMARATRDLLEAEGIRIAPFAGEAA; encoded by the coding sequence ATGACGACCATCGACCTGAACTCCGACCTCGGAGAGAACACGCCGGACCGCGTGGTCGCGGACGACGCGGCGATGCTCGGCATCGTCAGCAGCGCGAACGTGGCGTGCGGCTTCCACGCGGGCAGCCCCGAGGGCATCCGGAAGACGCTGGCGTCGGCCGTGGCGCACGGCGTCACGATCGGCGCCCATCCCGGCTACCGCGACTACGAGGGCTTCGGACGGAAGGCGATGGACGTCGACTCGGCGACGCTGCAGGCGCACGTGGAGTACCAGCTCGGCGCGCTGATGGGCCTCGCGGCCGCCGTCGGCGGCGCCGTCCGGTACGTCAAGCCGCACGGCGCGCTGTACAACACGATCGCGCGCGACGAGCGGCAGGCGCGGGATGTCGTCGCGGCCATCCGCGCCGTCGACCCGTCGCTCGTGATGCTCGGTCTGGCCGGCGGTGTCGCGATCGACGTCGCCGAGCGCGCAGGACTGGCGACCGCCGCCGAGGCGTTCGCGGACCGCGCCTACACGCCGGGCGGCGAGCTCGTCTCGCGCACGGAGCCGGGCTCCGTCCTGCACGATCCCGAGCTCGTCGCCGCGCGCATGCTGCGACTCGCGCGGGAGGGCGTCATCGAGGCGATCGACGGCAGCCTCGTGCCGGTGCGCGCCGCCTCGATCTGCGTGCACGGCGACAGCGCCGGAGCGATCGAGATGGCCCGCGCCACGCGAGACCTGCTGGAGGCGGAGGGGATCCGGATCGCGCCGTTCGCGGGGGAGGCGGCGTGA